The following proteins come from a genomic window of Hymenobacter canadensis:
- a CDS encoding amine oxidase, giving the protein MSAAPTRSNPFQSFWMAGYECTDQLNAFGHRVDFLPLTGHLQLLDDDYHSLHQHQLGTVREGIRWSQIETTPYHYDWSTVRRMLAAGQRHGIQQVWDICHFGYPDDLTPLHPLFARRFAALCRAFVAFYREMRPEGELIVTPINEVSFMSWLGGDVRGTSPYCVGQGWEVKRGLMRAYIEGVAAMREQDPSVRILTTEPLINIMPRAGASRQERQRAAEFHDNQFQSVDMLAGRLCPELGGRPEYIDMLGFNFYYDNQWELEPHCRIPWADVPADPRWQPLRHLLAAAHRRYNCPVVLTETSHPGQDRPGWIRMIGEECAAALRMGVPLWGACLYPIVDRPDWDFPEREWHRSGLWDAVLRPDAPPLRVLHAPYAEALAEAQQMVAEAAPELAGSLALSLS; this is encoded by the coding sequence ATGTCTGCTGCCCCTACCCGTTCCAATCCGTTTCAATCCTTCTGGATGGCCGGCTACGAATGCACCGATCAGCTCAACGCCTTCGGCCACCGGGTTGATTTCCTGCCGCTGACGGGCCACCTGCAACTCCTCGACGACGACTACCACAGCCTGCACCAGCACCAGTTGGGCACCGTGCGTGAAGGCATCCGCTGGAGCCAGATCGAAACAACGCCTTACCACTACGACTGGAGCACCGTGCGCCGGATGCTGGCCGCCGGCCAGCGCCACGGCATCCAGCAGGTCTGGGACATCTGCCACTTCGGCTACCCCGACGACCTGACGCCGCTACACCCGCTGTTTGCGCGGCGCTTTGCCGCGCTATGCCGGGCCTTCGTGGCGTTCTACCGCGAAATGCGCCCTGAGGGCGAGCTGATTGTGACGCCTATCAACGAGGTGAGCTTCATGAGCTGGCTGGGCGGCGACGTGCGCGGTACCTCGCCCTACTGCGTGGGCCAGGGCTGGGAAGTGAAGCGTGGCCTGATGCGGGCCTACATTGAGGGCGTGGCCGCCATGCGCGAGCAGGACCCCAGCGTCCGGATTCTGACCACCGAGCCGCTCATCAACATCATGCCGCGGGCCGGGGCCAGCCGCCAGGAGCGCCAGCGCGCCGCCGAGTTTCACGACAACCAGTTTCAGAGCGTAGACATGCTGGCCGGGCGGCTATGTCCGGAGCTGGGCGGCCGGCCCGAGTATATCGACATGCTGGGCTTCAACTTCTACTACGACAACCAATGGGAGCTGGAGCCGCACTGCCGCATTCCATGGGCCGATGTGCCCGCCGACCCGCGCTGGCAGCCGCTGCGGCACCTGCTGGCCGCCGCCCACCGCCGCTACAACTGCCCCGTGGTGCTCACCGAAACCAGCCACCCCGGCCAGGACCGCCCCGGCTGGATCCGGATGATTGGCGAGGAGTGCGCCGCCGCGCTGCGCATGGGCGTGCCGCTGTGGGGCGCGTGCCTCTACCCCATCGTGGACCGGCCCGACTGGGACTTTCCGGAGCGCGAGTGGCACCGTTCGGGCCTCTGGGATGCCGTGCTGCGGCCCGACGCGCCCCCGCTGCGGGTGCTGCACGCTCCCTACGCCGAGGCCCTGGCCGAAGCGCAGCAGATGGTAGCGGAAGCTGCGCCGGAACTGGCTGGTTCGCTGGCGCTTTCTTTATCTTAG
- a CDS encoding phospholipase D-like domain-containing protein, protein MNPRPDSPTDLLQHFQRAFADSTLSPDEARQLRQRLTERARHPAGLADLRHRLFGLARDRFNNFQDKAVVEWLEAASALLLPAPAPAAARATHTEVYFSPNDDCVAAIRRFLGQAARQLDICVFTIADDRLTDAVLAAHRRGVRVRLLTDNDKLHDRGSDVRQLHAAGLPIRVDRTDNHMHHKFAVADRRTVLTGSYNWTRSAAELNQENLLTSDDETLVMRYANEFDKLWNALEEFRG, encoded by the coding sequence ATGAACCCACGGCCCGACTCCCCCACCGACCTGCTCCAGCACTTCCAGCGCGCCTTCGCCGATTCCACCCTCTCGCCCGACGAGGCCCGGCAGTTGCGCCAGCGCCTCACCGAGCGCGCCCGGCACCCGGCTGGCCTCGCCGATTTGCGCCACCGCCTGTTTGGGCTGGCCCGCGACCGGTTCAACAACTTCCAGGACAAGGCCGTGGTGGAATGGCTGGAGGCGGCCAGCGCCCTGCTGCTGCCCGCTCCCGCACCGGCGGCAGCCCGCGCCACGCACACCGAGGTGTATTTCAGCCCCAACGACGACTGCGTGGCGGCCATCCGGCGGTTTCTGGGGCAGGCCGCGCGCCAGCTCGATATCTGCGTGTTCACGATTGCCGATGACCGCCTGACCGACGCCGTGCTGGCCGCCCACCGGCGTGGGGTGCGCGTGCGCCTGCTCACCGACAACGACAAGCTCCACGACCGGGGCTCCGACGTGCGCCAGCTGCACGCCGCCGGCCTGCCCATCCGCGTCGACCGCACCGACAACCACATGCACCACAAGTTCGCCGTGGCCGACCGCCGTACCGTGCTGACCGGCTCCTACAACTGGACCCGCTCCGCCGCCGAGCTGAACCAGGAAAACCTGCTCACCAGCGACGACGAGACGCTGGTGATGCGCTACGCCAACGAGTTCGACAAGCTCTGGAACGCGCTGGAGGAGTTCCGGGGCTAG
- a CDS encoding PA14 domain-containing protein, whose protein sequence is MRHLLFCFVAGLLSTAPALGGSAVSGPAGLPGPPAAAVVAGVGEGTGLTGSYFNNGSLAGTPLLRRVDAVVDFEWKEGIPAPGVRNDNFSVRWEGQVEAPSTGRYKFITRSNDGVRLWVNGKQILDNWSAQGTTTITSAEVSLAAGERTTIKVEYYDQEGEATVRLQWVRPGQGPQTVPSVYLYPLEGPGMPVAAPPVAFTPPPAPEAKPAIDKAAAKAKADAEASAAAAAKATAKTDAAKAAAAKTAAAKATAAAKPVAKPAAPAKPAVAKAPAPAKPAKAEAPAPEEMAKALGIPGVFTIMGRTDGKPLEVQGEAPVSKEPGLASGPAGAPQWQIEEAGTGFYKLTVQGGRKVMEVLGSSTSNGAPLSLWPYYSGNNQLWKIEDAGDGYYKLTAKHSKKALTAGTEEEGGLQQRRYASKPNQQWKLQPVAQQQTQFAGLPSDVPVTGANRLSVYPNPSSGVVQMAYQLGQDQPMGWVLYDQRGSAVRVSDYRRQNAGAHHQTIDFTGLPSGDYNLNLTVGASTTRQMVSIRRPNAGTTEAAPEPEAAK, encoded by the coding sequence GTGCGACACCTACTGTTCTGTTTCGTAGCCGGCCTGCTCTCTACGGCCCCAGCGCTGGGCGGATCCGCCGTTTCGGGTCCCGCCGGCCTGCCGGGTCCTCCTGCCGCCGCGGTGGTAGCCGGCGTGGGCGAAGGCACGGGCCTCACCGGTTCCTACTTCAATAATGGCTCGCTGGCCGGCACGCCACTGTTGCGCCGCGTAGATGCGGTAGTGGACTTCGAGTGGAAGGAAGGCATTCCGGCCCCCGGCGTGCGCAACGACAACTTCTCGGTGCGCTGGGAAGGCCAGGTGGAAGCGCCTTCCACGGGCCGCTACAAGTTCATCACCCGCTCCAACGACGGGGTGCGGCTGTGGGTGAACGGCAAGCAGATTCTGGACAACTGGAGCGCGCAGGGCACCACCACCATCACCAGCGCCGAAGTGAGCCTGGCCGCCGGCGAGCGTACCACCATCAAGGTGGAATACTATGACCAGGAAGGCGAAGCTACCGTGCGCCTGCAGTGGGTGCGCCCCGGCCAGGGCCCCCAGACCGTGCCTTCCGTGTATCTGTATCCGTTGGAAGGCCCGGGCATGCCGGTAGCTGCGCCGCCGGTGGCTTTCACGCCGCCGCCGGCTCCGGAAGCCAAGCCCGCCATCGACAAGGCCGCTGCCAAAGCCAAAGCCGATGCGGAGGCTTCCGCCGCTGCTGCCGCGAAAGCCACCGCCAAAACCGATGCTGCCAAGGCTGCTGCTGCTAAAACTGCTGCCGCCAAAGCCACTGCTGCCGCCAAGCCTGTTGCCAAGCCGGCCGCTCCAGCCAAGCCCGCCGTAGCAAAGGCGCCGGCTCCTGCCAAACCAGCAAAAGCCGAAGCCCCTGCGCCGGAAGAAATGGCCAAAGCCCTCGGCATTCCGGGCGTGTTCACCATCATGGGCCGCACCGACGGCAAGCCGCTGGAAGTGCAGGGAGAGGCTCCCGTATCGAAAGAACCGGGCCTGGCCTCCGGGCCGGCCGGCGCCCCACAGTGGCAGATTGAGGAAGCCGGAACTGGTTTCTACAAGCTCACGGTGCAGGGTGGCCGCAAGGTGATGGAAGTGCTGGGCAGCTCCACCTCCAACGGCGCACCCCTGAGTTTGTGGCCTTACTACAGCGGCAACAACCAGCTCTGGAAAATTGAGGATGCCGGCGATGGCTACTACAAGCTCACCGCCAAGCACAGCAAAAAGGCCCTGACGGCCGGCACCGAGGAAGAAGGCGGCCTGCAGCAGCGCCGCTACGCCAGCAAGCCCAACCAGCAATGGAAGCTGCAGCCCGTAGCGCAGCAGCAGACGCAGTTTGCGGGCCTACCCTCCGATGTGCCCGTGACGGGCGCCAACCGCCTGAGCGTGTATCCCAACCCGTCGAGTGGCGTGGTGCAGATGGCCTACCAGCTCGGCCAAGACCAGCCGATGGGCTGGGTGCTCTACGACCAGCGCGGTTCGGCTGTGCGTGTCTCCGACTACCGCCGCCAGAACGCCGGCGCCCACCACCAGACCATCGACTTCACGGGCCTGCCCTCCGGCGACTACAACCTCAACCTGACCGTGGGCGCCTCCACCACCCGCCAGATGGTGAGCATCCGCCGTCCGAATGCAGGTACTACCGAAGCAGCCCCGGAGCCGGAAGCTGCTAAATAG
- a CDS encoding methylated-DNA--[protein]-cysteine S-methyltransferase codes for MIDTQAVLLTPLGCLRLQGSDAGLAAVEFLEAGEAPAPTPPTAVATPLREAYTQLQAYFGRELRDFQLTYDVPQGTEFQRRVWAALPAVGYGRTASYLDLARQLGNPGAVRAVGAANGQNPLGLVWPCHRIIGAGGQLTGYAGGLWRKKWLLEFEQPAVQTALF; via the coding sequence ATGATTGACACGCAGGCTGTGCTTCTCACTCCGCTTGGCTGCCTGCGGCTGCAAGGCTCCGACGCCGGCCTGGCCGCCGTGGAATTTCTGGAAGCCGGGGAAGCACCAGCGCCTACCCCGCCGACGGCCGTAGCCACGCCCCTACGGGAGGCCTACACCCAGTTGCAGGCCTACTTCGGTCGCGAGCTGCGCGACTTCCAGCTCACCTACGATGTGCCGCAAGGCACCGAGTTCCAACGGCGGGTGTGGGCGGCGCTGCCGGCGGTGGGCTACGGCCGCACCGCCTCCTACCTGGATCTGGCGCGGCAGCTCGGCAACCCCGGCGCCGTGCGGGCCGTGGGCGCCGCCAACGGCCAGAACCCGCTGGGTCTGGTGTGGCCGTGCCACCGCATTATCGGGGCGGGCGGCCAGCTCACGGGCTACGCCGGTGGCCTCTGGCGCAAAAAGTGGCTTCTGGAGTTCGAGCAGCCCGCTGTCCAGACGGCTCTTTTTTAG
- a CDS encoding alpha/beta hydrolase, with protein sequence MSFSRRWLYLPALLVLPLLLGLANEYATARPSRRTQNVAYVPASDPGFDTERHRLDVYTPKKKATAPYPVVVFIHGGSWDSGNKNFYSFIGRRLAKQGVVAVVINYRLAPAVQVPQMADDCARAVAWTAQHIAEYGGDPQRLFLMGHSAGGGLAALLAADNRLLDRHGWPQNPVKGVLLDDPAGLDMYDYLQKQEYPGDAQYLVPFGKNPAVWRDVSAMYHVTAQTPPMRLFIGGETYPSISGSSRKFVSKLHSLGQQPELTVLPGKKHAPMVLQLYFQHNIIYQELLKFIGLGA encoded by the coding sequence ATGTCTTTCTCCCGCCGCTGGCTCTACCTGCCGGCTCTGCTGGTGCTGCCCCTGCTGCTGGGTTTGGCCAACGAATACGCCACCGCCCGCCCCAGCCGCCGCACCCAAAACGTGGCCTACGTGCCCGCCTCCGACCCTGGTTTCGATACCGAGCGCCACCGCCTCGATGTATACACGCCCAAGAAGAAAGCCACGGCCCCCTACCCGGTGGTGGTGTTCATCCATGGGGGCAGCTGGGATAGTGGCAACAAGAACTTCTACTCCTTTATCGGGCGCCGGCTGGCCAAGCAGGGCGTGGTGGCTGTGGTTATCAACTACCGCCTGGCCCCGGCCGTGCAGGTGCCGCAAATGGCCGACGACTGCGCCCGCGCCGTAGCCTGGACCGCGCAGCACATTGCCGAATACGGCGGCGACCCGCAGCGCCTGTTTCTGATGGGCCATTCGGCCGGGGGCGGCCTGGCGGCTTTGCTGGCCGCCGACAACCGCCTGCTGGACCGCCACGGCTGGCCCCAGAATCCCGTCAAAGGCGTCCTGCTCGATGACCCGGCTGGCCTCGATATGTATGACTACCTGCAGAAGCAGGAGTACCCCGGCGACGCGCAGTACCTCGTGCCCTTCGGTAAAAACCCGGCCGTGTGGCGCGACGTGTCGGCCATGTACCACGTCACGGCCCAGACGCCTCCCATGCGGCTGTTCATCGGCGGCGAAACCTACCCTTCCATCAGCGGCAGCAGCCGCAAGTTCGTGAGCAAGCTGCACAGCTTGGGCCAGCAGCCGGAACTAACGGTGCTGCCCGGCAAAAAACACGCACCCATGGTGCTGCAGCTCTACTTCCAGCACAACATCATCTACCAGGAGCTGCTGAAGTTTATAGGGCTTGGGGCTTAG
- a CDS encoding right-handed parallel beta-helix repeat-containing protein, with protein MKHTLHLLGLLLTLGSSSAMGATIGGRVFEDVNYGGGSGAPYATTGGFAGIGGARVEIYRGNTFVTFVTTGSDGFWSYNYGTAANNNLTVRVVSSSLVSSRGTTTGLLPVVTFRRTFGNTPTSSANDLNYVGGQNPGLADAGNNTGAFNTITPVAQNQTNLPDADGNGANAENYTGIDFGFNFDVVVNTNDSGQGSLRQFVLNANALPNTGLDQRQFDNNGTPAGTNFPAGQETSIFMLADGTAKPGLRVGLANLLTDASGVAATTNSRALITLATALPALSADDTALDGTTQTTLNSSNPLLLGTGGTVGVDRVTLAQVPGPEVELSLPDGSTGITLSANNLIVRGLAIHGGSTSLQATAGTNLLVEDNALGITAFSVAAPATRPTGTIIVSLRNPSGIVRRNILAYSGSSNLNYSGSGSGYTITRNEFVHAGRTTAGGDNISVGDQGTAGPLTITENLIRDSNSSGIQFEIGAIGNNLVNNNTISGNGKGGTNSRLEGSGIHYLLRADGRTSTNTDVISRNIINANQSSAIVINYGQRNVQVTQNSIYGNGDGTTGGQGLIAIDFTPPSYRVGGNAAYGQGDGVTPNDGIPDLSKANGGMNYPIITRKNVTTVGANTILHVEGFVGRQSNQTQFGGSVVEFFRGDNTTDTNQNGEIFVGDGQTFPHGEPRDFIGSLTTGADGSFNQDITFPTANLSPALQTSDPINSTAFKAGYGTSESGINLIPNTIPPGALPVTLTSFRAACAAGGVLVSWQTATELNNAGFEVQRSLDGTQFRPIAFVAGTGTSSSGRSYSLTTDATAPSTAYYRLHQLDTDGTASFSPVEVVVCEAPATSRLVLTPNPARQAVEVLGGIGTVQLLDLTGRVLRQQAVEAGSLNLQGLAPGMYVVRSGNATARLLVE; from the coding sequence ATGAAACACACTTTACATTTGTTGGGCCTGCTGCTAACGCTGGGCAGTTCTTCGGCTATGGGGGCCACCATCGGTGGCCGCGTATTCGAGGATGTGAACTACGGTGGCGGCAGCGGAGCACCGTATGCTACTACCGGCGGCTTTGCGGGCATAGGCGGAGCCCGTGTAGAAATTTACCGTGGTAATACGTTCGTAACATTCGTCACGACAGGTAGCGACGGTTTCTGGTCTTACAACTATGGCACTGCTGCCAACAACAACCTGACTGTGCGCGTGGTGAGCAGCTCGCTGGTATCCAGCCGCGGAACTACTACCGGCCTGCTGCCCGTCGTAACATTCAGGCGGACTTTTGGGAATACGCCCACCAGCAGTGCCAACGATCTAAACTATGTGGGCGGCCAGAACCCTGGTTTGGCAGACGCAGGAAACAACACCGGCGCATTCAATACGATTACTCCCGTCGCGCAGAATCAAACCAATCTGCCGGATGCTGACGGCAATGGTGCAAATGCGGAGAATTACACTGGTATTGACTTTGGCTTCAACTTCGATGTGGTGGTGAACACTAACGACAGCGGCCAAGGCTCGTTGCGGCAGTTTGTGCTCAATGCCAATGCCCTGCCTAATACCGGTCTCGACCAACGGCAGTTCGACAATAATGGCACACCTGCTGGCACCAATTTCCCGGCCGGGCAGGAAACCAGCATTTTCATGCTGGCGGATGGCACCGCCAAACCCGGCCTGCGTGTTGGCCTGGCCAACCTGCTGACCGATGCCAGCGGCGTGGCGGCTACCACCAACAGCCGGGCGTTGATTACGCTGGCTACGGCACTGCCAGCCCTCAGCGCCGACGATACGGCCCTGGATGGCACCACCCAGACAACCCTCAATAGCTCCAACCCCCTACTTCTGGGTACGGGCGGCACGGTTGGCGTTGATAGAGTAACGCTGGCGCAGGTGCCAGGGCCCGAGGTGGAGCTGAGCCTGCCGGATGGCTCGACGGGCATTACACTGTCTGCCAACAACCTGATTGTGCGCGGCCTGGCTATCCATGGCGGCAGCACCAGCCTGCAGGCGACGGCCGGCACCAACCTGCTGGTTGAAGACAACGCCCTGGGAATTACAGCGTTCAGCGTGGCTGCTCCGGCCACCAGACCTACCGGCACAATCATCGTTTCCCTGCGGAATCCGTCGGGGATAGTGCGGCGCAACATTCTGGCCTATTCCGGCTCTTCCAACCTGAATTACTCGGGGAGCGGCAGCGGCTACACCATCACCCGTAACGAGTTTGTGCATGCCGGCCGCACCACAGCCGGCGGCGACAATATTTCGGTGGGCGACCAGGGAACGGCCGGTCCGCTCACCATCACCGAAAACCTGATCCGGGACAGCAACAGCAGCGGCATTCAGTTTGAGATTGGGGCCATCGGCAACAACCTGGTGAACAACAACACCATTTCGGGCAACGGCAAGGGCGGCACCAACAGCCGCCTGGAAGGCTCGGGTATTCACTACCTGCTGCGCGCCGATGGCCGCACCAGCACCAATACCGACGTTATTAGCCGTAACATCATCAATGCTAACCAGTCGTCGGCCATCGTAATCAACTACGGGCAGCGCAACGTGCAGGTAACGCAGAACTCGATTTACGGCAATGGCGACGGCACCACCGGCGGCCAGGGGCTGATTGCCATCGACTTTACGCCGCCTAGCTACCGGGTGGGCGGAAATGCAGCTTACGGCCAAGGCGACGGGGTGACTCCCAACGACGGTATCCCGGATCTGAGCAAAGCCAACGGCGGTATGAATTACCCGATCATCACGCGGAAAAACGTGACTACAGTGGGTGCCAACACCATCCTGCATGTAGAGGGCTTTGTGGGCCGGCAGAGTAACCAGACGCAGTTCGGTGGCTCCGTAGTGGAGTTTTTCCGGGGGGATAATACCACCGATACCAACCAGAACGGAGAGATTTTCGTGGGCGACGGCCAGACTTTCCCCCACGGTGAGCCGCGCGACTTCATCGGCTCCCTGACCACCGGTGCGGATGGTTCCTTCAACCAGGATATCACCTTCCCGACTGCTAACTTATCGCCTGCTCTGCAAACAAGTGACCCCATCAATTCCACCGCGTTTAAGGCGGGCTACGGGACGTCGGAGTCAGGTATCAACTTGATTCCGAATACGATTCCGCCCGGCGCTCTGCCAGTTACGCTCACCAGCTTCCGGGCGGCCTGCGCTGCTGGCGGTGTACTGGTTAGCTGGCAGACGGCCACCGAGCTCAACAACGCTGGTTTTGAAGTGCAGCGCAGCCTCGATGGCACGCAGTTTCGCCCCATTGCCTTTGTGGCTGGCACCGGCACTAGTTCTTCGGGCCGCAGCTACTCCTTAACTACTGATGCTACCGCTCCGTCCACTGCGTACTACCGCCTCCACCAGCTGGATACTGATGGCACGGCCAGCTTCTCGCCGGTGGAGGTGGTGGTGTGCGAAGCCCCGGCCACAAGCCGACTGGTGCTCACGCCAAACCCGGCCCGGCAGGCTGTAGAGGTGCTGGGCGGTATCGGTACCGTGCAACTGCTGGACCTGACCGGTCGCGTGTTGCGCCAGCAAGCTGTTGAGGCCGGCTCTTTGAACCTGCAGGGCTTGGCTCCGGGTATGTACGTGGTGCGCAGTGGCAATGCTACTGCTAGGCTGCTGGTGGAGTAA